The Hydrogenobacter sp. T-2 region GTGGAACTTCACACGGGGAGGTATGCAAACCTTTTCAACTCACACAAAATTGAGGAAGCAAAGAAGGAGATACAAAGACTAAAAGAATCCAGTCTAAAGGCAAGGTCTCTGGGCTTAAGAGTTTACGCAGGGCATGGGCTTACATACAAGAACACCTCTCTTCTTGTGGAGTCTTTGAGAGGTGTGGTGGAAGAGTTAAACGTAGGTCATTCTATAATCTCCAACGCACTTCTATGGGGTATAGAAAGGGCTGTCAAGGAGTTCTTGCAACTTCTAAAAAAGTAGCTATATTTACACATTATGGCAGAGAGGGAAGAGCTAAAAGAAGAGAGCCTTGAGGAGCAAGTGGAAGAACTCAGAAAGGACATGTTCAAGCTCTTTGAGGTTTTACTTCCTCCCAAGGAGGTTAGAAGAGAAGTTATGAAAAACCTTTACACTATGGAGCTTTCCTTTTGGAAGATAATCAAGACCATAGTAGACTACGAAGTGCAGAGGCTTGAAAGCAGAGTGGAAGGAAGGGAGAAAAAGGAAAAGGTGAAAAGGATACAGGTGGAGTAAAATATTCTCGTGCTTAGAGATATTGGTCTTATATTCCTTGCTTTTAGGGTTTTGCTTTTTGCCTTCTTTCTTGGGCTATCTATTGATAAGTCTCCGTGGGAGCAAGCTATCATAATTATACCTGCTGGTGTCTACTTATCTCTTGGTATACATATGTTTCTCTATCCAGGCAAGCTAAAGCTATTTAAAAGCTATGGAGACCTTGTTTTTCTACCTTTGCTTACACTTCTCTCTGATCATAAAGAAGCAATACTCGCCCTTACCGCACCAATAGCTCTCTACACTAGCAGAAACGTCTTTAGAGGTATGCTTTTCCTTTGGCTTTTCATAGGCTTAGGCTTTTATTACTATGGTGTCTGGGGATTTGTTCTTTTGCCAGTCTCCCTTACCCTTTTTATGGCATCCTTGCATCCAGACCTTGTGGAAGCTCTGAGAAAGGAGAGGCTCTACGTAAGAAACTTAAGAAAGTCCTACTCTAAACTAACAAGCGAATACGCAAGATTGGAAAAGGGTTCTCAAAATGCCTTTAGAGAGGGACTGCTTCTTGACCAGCTTATCCAAAGCAAGGATATTTACGAGTATCTAAGAAATTTAAAAGAGACATATGAATTGAAAATGGTAAGCATAACACCTTCCAAGGGGGAATTTATGAAAAAGCCAGTGGTTGACGTGGATAATCAACGTTTTTGTGTTCCTGTAAGGCTTGAGAGGGGAGAGGTTAATGTGTGCTTTTATGTAAATAGTCCTATGCAATTCTACGATAAGGAGTTAATGAAAACCCTTGAAAGGGCAGGAAAGCTTATAAATTTATACATAGAAGGTCTTGAAGAAAGACCTCAGACAAAAGTTATAGCGGTGTGAGGTGATAACATGGAGGTTCTAGAGGAAAAGGAAGAGGTTCTTGACCTTACAGGGCTCATGTGCCCTTTGCCTGTGGTGATGACTTCAGAAAAAATGAGGAAGCTAAAGGAAGGTCAAAAACTCATTGTTATATCCACAGACCCAGGCTTTGAAAGGGATATACTAAGCTGGTGCGGTCAGACGGGTAATGAGCTTGTAAGTCTCAAGAAGGAAGATGGCAAAGTGGTTGCGGTCTTAAGAAAAGGCTCTCAAGCCATAGAACCCTCTCTATGGTATTGGGTCAAGTTCCACTCTCTTGGAGTAAAGCTCCATGTAAGGCACATCCTCATGAGCTTAAATCCTTTTATCAAAAAACCTGACCACTTTATAACCTTTACCGCCATATCGGAAGGCACAAGGGCGGAGAAGTTTCTAAAGGGCAGAGCCAAGCTCATACCCATACCCGATGAGATTGACCCAAGATGCGGTGTGGTGCTTGCGGTTCATGGCTACAAGGAGGCAAAGGAGATATACGACCAACTACAAAAAGAAGGCTTTGGTGTAGAGGCTATATACAAGAAGGAAGGTAAGGAATACAGGAGGGTCTATCCATAGGAGTTTTGGAAAGAATAGTTGAGAACAAGAAGACTGAGATAAGGAAAGACCCAGACTACATAAAGGCTTTGGAGGAAAGGGTAAGCCTTAGGGACTCCTTCTTTTCCTTTGAGAAGGCTCTTTGCTCCTGTAGGACAAGGATAATAGCGGAGGTCAAAAGGGCTTCGCCTTCCGAAGGCAGAATAAAAGACATATCCGCGGTGGAACAAGCCAAACTATACGAAAAAGCCGGCGCGGTAGCCATATCTGTGCTTACAGATAAGAAGTTCTTTAAGGGCTCTCTTGAGGACTTGTATGAAGTCAGACAGATAGTAAACCTTCCCTTGCTTAGAAAGGACTTTATCCTTGACCCTGTGCAGGTTCTTGAAGCAAAGGCTTATGGTGCGGATATAGTGCTTCTAATAGTTAGGATTTTAGAGGATGGGCTACTGAGAGACCTCTTGGAATACTCCAAAAAACTGGGACTTTCTCCTCTTGTAGAGGTCTTTAGCCTTGAGGAAGCGGAAAGGGCTCTAAAAGTTGGTGCTTACATAATAGGCATAAACAACAGAGACCTTGACACCCTTAAGGTAGACATAAGCCTTTCTGAAAGGCTTGCACCAAAGATAAAGGAGATGGGAGCAAGGTTTGTGATAGCGGAGAGCGGTATAGAAAACCGTGAGCAGGTTCTAAGGCTTGAGAACTCGGGAGTTGACGCTTTTCTTGTGGGGACGAGCCTTATGAAAAGCCAAGACCCTATAAAAAAGCTAAGAGAATTAATGGGTTATAATTTCTAAAAGGAGGTAGTCCCGTGAAAAACACCCTTGACCTAAACCTCATGGAAGAATTATCAAACCTTGAATACTTTATTGTCAAAGCTCCAGTCAATACTCAAGAATTTTGGAAGGAATGGCAGGAGAAGTATTCAAGAGCCTTTGTGTCAAGAATAGCAATAAAGAAGCTCTTAAGGACAAGAAAACTGAGCTATGAAGATATAAAAAGATACAAGGCACTCCTTGAGGTTTACGAGGATATAGTCTTTTACCTTGAGAACATCAAAAGACTTGCTTTGAATTTGAGAGGCATCTTTGAAACAAACGGAAGCCCTGAGTTTGATGACGAAGATATAGACTTTGACTTTTAGGAGGTGGAGCTATGCCATTTAGAAAGAAAACACTTAGGGATGTGGAGCTAAAGGGTAAAAGGGTTTTAGTAAGGGTGGATTTTAATGTGCCTATGGACGAGCTTGGGAACATAGAAGATGATACGAGAATAAGGGCAAGCCTGCCAACCATTGAGTATCTGCTGGACGCAAAAGCGAAGATAATTCTTATGTCTCATCTTGGAAGACCAAAGGGAAGAGATGAAAAGTTTAGCCTTGCACCTGTGGCAAAGAGGCTCTCAAGATATCTCAACCGAGATGTTAAACTCCTTCCTGACTGTGTAGGTGAAGAGGTGGAAAAAGAGGTTATGAGCATGCAAGAGGGGGATGTGGTGCTTTTGGAAAACTTGAGGTTTCACGAAGGAGAAAGTAAAGGGCAGGAGGAGTTTGCCAAAAGTCTGGCAAAACTTGGAGAGGTCTATGTGAGCGACGCCTTTGGCACCTGCCACAGAAAGCATGCTTCTGTATACCTTGTTCCACAGATTCTAAAACCTGCGGTGATGGGCTTTTTACTTGAAAAGGAGATAAGCTACTTTGAGAAGGCTATGGTAAACCCACAAAGACCTGTGGTTGCCATAATAGGGGGTGCAAAGGTCTCCTCAAAGCTGGGAATTATAAAGAATCTTCTCAAAAGGGTGGACAAGCTCTTTATAGGTGGTGCTATGGCTTTTACCTTTATAAAGGCTATGGGCTACAAGGTGGGGAACTCTCTTGTGGAGGACGATCTAATTCCAACCGCAAAGGACATTTTAGAGGTCGCTCAAAAGCTGGATGTGAGGCTCTATCTTCCTGTAGACTTTGTCATAGGCAGAGAGGTTTCAGACAATACACCCACAAGGGTAGTCCCATGGCAAGAAATACCAGAGGGTTGGATGGGTCTTGACATAGGTCCTGTCTCTGTAGCTCTTTTGAGGGAGATAGTGTCGGACGCTCAGACCATAGTGTGGAACGGACCCATGGGTGTGTTTGAGCTTGATAGGTTCAAAGATGGCACCTATGAGACCGCAAAACTCCTTGCTCAATCTCCCGCTCTTACCATAGCAGGTGGAGGAGATACAGACCATGCCATACACAGAGCTGGAGTGTATAACGCCATAGACTTTGTCTCCACAGGTGGTGGTGCCTTTTTGGAGCTCTTAGAGGGCAACAGCCTTCCTTGTATAGAAGTGTTGGACGATGCGTGAGCTTGAGCTTTTCCTAAGGGTCGCAAAAGAGGCAAGCCTTTTGGGAGGACAAGTCCTAAAGGAGTTTTACAGAAAAGAAGACAACCTTGTAATGGAAAAGGGGGAAAAGGACATATACAGCCTTGCGGACAAGCTATCGGAAGAAAGGATTAGAGAACACATACAAAAACACCTACCAGACCACAAGATAGTAGGAGAAGAAGAGGGAGGCTCTGCGGACGGTGAATATGTGTGGTATATAGACCCTCTTGATGGGACAAAGAACTACATAGCAGGCTTTCCAATTTTCGGAACTTCTGTGGGGCTTTTATACAGAGGAGAGCCTATTGTAGGAGCGGTATACTTACCTGCCTTTGACAGCCTCTACTGGGCTCTAAAGGGGGGTGGTGCCTTCAAAAATGGAAAGCCTATAAGGATAAGGCAAAAGGCTCAGCTCAAGCAGTGCTATGTTGCCTATGGTTATCCCTCAAGGGCAAAAAGGAACTTGAATTCTTATTGGAACATATTCAGAGAGGTCTTTGACAAGGTAGGTGCAATGAGAAGACCCGGCGCTGCAGCGGTAGACCTTTGCTTTCTTGCAGAGGGTGTCTTTGATGGGTTGTTAGAATTTGAGCTAAACCCATGGGATGTGGTTGCCGGCTCTCTTATAGCCAAAGAGGCAGGTGCCAAAGTGGCACTAACCAAAGGCTTCTCTATGGGAACGGATGTTTATGCGGGGAACGACCTATGCTTTCCCTTTATACAGGGAGTGCTTAAATTAAACCTCGAGGAGTTTCATGAGCTTAGCCTATAAGTATAGACCACACTATACGGTGGAAGATTATCTTAGATGGCAAGGGGACTGGGAGTTAATAGAGGGCATTCCATATGCTATGGCTTCGCCAAGACCTATAAACCAATACCTTCTTAACGAACTTGGTGCTTTTTTAAGGAATGTTTTTTTGCAGGAAGAATGTAGCACTTGCAAAGTTTACGTGGAGCTTGATTGGTATGTATCCTTTGACACGGTCATAAGACCAGACTTAATGGTATTGTGTGGAGAAATTCCAGAGAGGGTGGAAAGCCCGCCACAGATGGTGGTGGAGATAGTTTCTCCAAGTAGTAGGCAGATGGATGAAGGTCTTAAGTTTGAGCTGTGTGAGATGCAAGGCGTGAAATACTTTGTCCTTGTTTATCCTGATGAGAAGATGGTAAAGGTCTTTGAGTTTGTGGATGGGAAATACAGAGAAAAGTTAGATAGGGTTTTTAAACTAGATGGATGTGAAGTGAGTGTAGACTTCTTAGAGCTTTTTAGTAATTTTGAAGGGAGGAGATGAAGATGAAATTCCTTGCACCAGTTGACTTTACGGAGATAACAAACCCGCTTATTAGAGTAGTGAAACTCTTTGCCCAAGCCCACAATGCCAAGGTCCATCTTCTTCATACAGTGTCTCCCGTGCTTTACCTTCCCTATCCAGAGAGCTTTGGTATGAGCACAGTAGACCTTGAGCTACTGGCAGAGCTTCAGGAGAGAAAGAAGGAAGAGGCAAAGGAGAGGTTAAAAGGTCTCGTGGAATTTTTAAAGCCTCTGGAAGTGGAAATTCTCGTAGAAATAGGAGAGCCTGCGGAGGTGGTGTTAGAGAAAGAAGAGGCATACGACCTTGTCTTTATGGGAAGTCACAAAAAGGGTCTTGTGGAAAGGATATTAGTTGGCTCAACAACAGAAAAGGTTGTGAAGTATTCAAAAAAGCCTGTTTTTGTGCTAAAGGGAAAGGAACCAGAGGGTATAAAAAAGGTCCTTATAGGATATGACCTCTCGGAGCATGCAAAAAAAGCCCTTGAATTTGCTGTAAACCTACTAAAGCCCTTTTCTCCTCATATAGTTCTTCTACATGTGGAAGAAACTATTGAACTGCCACTCGTTGAAGGAATAAGGGATGTTCTAAGTGAAAAATACAGGGAAGAAAAGTTAAAACATATTGAAAAAATTAAGGACTGGCTTAGAGAATCCGGCTTTACAGCCTCAGCCTATATACTTGAGGATAGGTCTCCTGCAGATGGTATAAGGAACTTTTTGAAGGAAGACCCAGACATAGACATAGTGGTATTGGGAAGTAGAGGTCTTTCTGGCTTAAAGAGGGTGCTTCTTGGAAGCACATCCTCGGAGCTTCTGAGGTCTTTGGAAGTTTCTCTTATTATACATAGGAGTTTAGAATGAGAGTGCTTTTTTTCCTTTTGCTCTTTGGTGTATCCTTAGCTTACAATCCATACACCGATTATGTTTTCTGCAGGCTCTATCAAGAGAAAGAACCACTCAAAGCTGAAAGCTATTGCCTGAGAGCCCTTGGAAGAGCACCAACGCCATCCTTGTATGTGGACGTTGTGAGGTTAGCCCTTCAGCTGAAAAAAAACGATATGGCACTCAAGGTTGCCAACGAGTTTAAGTCAAAGTATCCTAATATGCCTGACCCATATCTTCTGCTCCATAGTGTATACAGTATAAGAAGAGAAGGAGAAAAAGCCTTGAGAGCCCTTGAGGATGGATATTCAAAGAACCCAGAGTCAAGGGAGATAATGGTCTTTTTAGCGGAGGAATATCTTAGAAGAGGACATATCCCAAAGGCTCACAGTGTGCTTACAAGGCTGGCAGAGGTCAGTCCAGAAAACCCTCTACCCTATTTTATGCTTGCAAGAATTGCCCTTTCTGAGGGTAAACAGCAAGAAGCCATAGAATACCTTGAGAAATCTCTAAAGGTAAGAGGAGACTTTGAAGCTGGCTTTATAACCCTTGGAAGCATATACGAACAGCGAGGAGAATACTCAAGGGCGGAGAGCTTATACAAGGACATACTCAAACAAGACCCAACCAACAGAAGTGCCTTAGAAAGGCTTGCAAACATATATGCAATAACAGGCAGATATGAAGAAGCAAAGGATGTTTACCAAAGGCTGGCAGAAGTTTATCCCGACGGCGATTATCTGTATCAGTATGCCCTTATCCTTATAAGGTCTGGAGATACAAAAAAGGCTAAAGAACTTTTAGAGAATCTGTATAGGGAAAACCCAGATAATCCAGACGTGGCTTATAGCTATGCACTCCTTCTTGAGTTTGAAAAGGAAACTGACAAAGCTCTTGAAATATATCTTAACCTTCAGCAAAAGGTAGGCAACAACCCAAAGATCCTTGAGAGACTGGCAGTTATATACATAGATAGGAAAGAATACCAAAAAGCAGAAGACTTACTCAAAAAGGCTCTTGCGGTAGACCCAAACAGTTATCAGCTAAACCTTATTACGGGAAGCCTTTACAGTGAGAAGGAAGAACTTGAGGAGGCTCTTAAATACGTAAACAAAGCAGTGGAAATAAACCCGAGAGATTACAGAGGTTATTTCCTAAGAGCAATAATCTACGACAAATTGGGCAAGATACTGTCTGCGGAAGAAGACCTCAAAAAAGCTCTTGAGCTAAACCCCGATGACCCAGAGCTTTTGAACCATCTTGGATACTCTCTTCTCCTTTGGTATGAAGGTGCAAGATTGGATGAAGCGGAAAAGCTCATAACAAGAGCTCTTGAAAAGGACCCAGAAAACCCCGCATATATAGACAGTATGGCGTGGGTTTTGTATTACCGTGGAGATTACATAAAGGCTAAGGAGCTTCTTCTCAAGGCTCTTGAAAAGGAAAAGGAAGACCCTGTGCTATACGAGCATATGGGAGATGTCCTCCTCAAGTTAGGAAAGGAGGAGGAAGCACAGGAATATTACAAAAAAGCCTATAACCTGCTTATGCAAGGTAAAAGAGGAGAACCAAACCAAAAGGAAAGGCTAAAGGGTAAGATAAAAGTCCAATGATATTTAGTTGGTTTTTTTGGAGGGTTTTTAGACTTGCTTTGATTATCAGCCTTTTATTTACTTTTTTATTTCTCATATTCCAGATAATCAGACTTGACCAAATACTGTTTCAACTGCCCTTGAGAGACTCTTTGCCTTTTCTTTTGTTATGGTTTTTGTTTTATTTCTCTTACATGCTTCCAACCGCACTATTTATAGCTTTTGCCTTCCAGCTTTTTGAATTAAAAGAAAGCAAAAAACTCCATGTTATACAGTCCTTCGGAATAAGACCTATTAATCTGTATACAAGAAGCATTTTTATGCTACTTCCTGTTATTTTTGCCCTTTCCTTTGTGTTTAGCAAACTAAACGAAGAGGATATTGGTTTTGTAAGGAGACATCTTACGCTAAAATACTACGCTATTCTATTAACTTCCGTTCCTTCAAAGAGCTTTCACACCTTCGGACAGTTCACCTTATATGTGGAAAGGAGAGATGGAAACATCCTTGAAGGTATATTTTTCAAGTTTAATGAGGGCGTGGTTGTGGCAAAGAAAGCAAGAGTGGAAGCGGGAACACTCACCTTTGAGGATGGTTCACTTCTTACCCAAAGGGAAGGAAAGACTTTTGCTACAGATTTCAAAGTCTACAAACTGAGCCTTAATAGGATAGTTGGTGACGACAAGAAAACCTCTTCAAGAGAACACTTAATTGGCATTTTTAATGCATTGTCTCCTCTAATTCTTATGGCTGTTGCCTACAGGCTTATATGGTTTATAGAACATCATCACAGTTTTTATTACGCAGTGGGTTTAACCTCTGTGCTTTATCAATTAGTCCTCTTACTTCTCAAGCAAAAACTGTAGAGTTTTCATAGAATTTTCAAAAACCTATTACAAAGCCAGCAAATTTAGCCCAATCTGCTCAAGAAAAGAACAAGAGGGAGTATAAGAAAGAACTCTTGGAAGCTATATAACCCTACCTTTTTGCACTTAAGACACTCCTAAGAAGATTTTTATCTCCATCTACCCTCTCAAGCCTCGCGGACGCAGAACCTATAGCAAATTTTAATTCCATCCTAACCGGCAGGTTCGTTTCCTCATCTATCCACAAATACCATGTGCCTCTGGGTTTTAGTAGACCCTTTGTCTCTATATTAGGATGCACTTCTATCTTTCTTGCAATAAAAGAGCCCGCTGGCGTGTCTATTTTTTCTCTTCCTACAACACCGTAGGGTAGCAGGTATTCCTTATCGTCATAAAACATCTTTACTGTGCCCTTGTTTACCCTTGCACTATCTCTATACAGTATTAAGCTGGCTGTATAAGGGTCTACATAGCCTCTGTAGTTATATTCCTTCTCTTCTTTCTTTTCAATTTGTTCACTCAGTTTTACATATTTTATCTCAGTTGTCTTTATCTTACCACCACCAAAGATGTATTCTTGATATCTCTTAAACTCCCCCTCTTCTTGATAGTAAACAAAGCGTCTTGGAGAAAGGTCAGGAAGCTCTATCTCCGCATCACCCCTGTTGTATACCCTTTTTACCGCCTTACCCACATTTATGGTTCTCACAAAGCTTTCAACTTTAAGGTTGTTGTTTTGCTGTTTGTAAGTTATGCATGTCTCTGCCACAGGCATAAAGAAAAGATAAGCTCTATAGCAGGCTTTTAGCTCCTGGGCGAAGGAAAAACCCACAAACCCTAAAAGGACTGCAAAGACCTTAAATGCTCTATCCAAGACCTAAACTCCTCCGCCATGCTTGGATGGTTGTGCTTTAGAGCCTTTTGCACGCCTTCCTGTAGGACTTCTATAGCCTTTTCGTATTCGCCAAGCTCTTCGTAGCACTTAGCAAGAACGCGATAGCCTGCACCCTCATCTTCCTTTAGGCTTATATACTTTTCCATATGCCTTATGGTGTTTTGGTAATCTCTTAGCTTGTAGTATTCCAGTGCTAAAGAGTAATGCACCATAGGATTGTCTGGTGTCTTTTCCAACAAACTTTTAAAATACTCAAGCCTGTCCATTTTCTCTCCTTAGCTTTTCGTAGGCGGATATTACATACCCGAGGAAACTGTTTTCTGGCTGTGCACCCACAAACTCCGCAAGCCCTCTATTTATAACTATCTTTGGCACGCCCACAACCTGAAACCTCTCTGCCAGGTCCATGTTCTCGCTGGCATCAACTATTAGCGCGGTTATGTTATCGTTTGCCATGGCAAAATTCATAGCAGTTATGGCTGCGGAAGGACAGTATCCACAGGAGGTGGTAACAAAGACCATAATCTCCATGGGTAGGTCTATGCCTTTTAGCATTTCCACAGTCTTCTCTGATAGCCTTGGCTCTCTCTTTGATACTTGCACTATGCCCTGAACCAAAGTAGTAAACTCAAGCCCTGCAGGAAGACCTATGTAGCGTATGCCATAGTCCTTGTCGCCCTCTATCACTATAGTAGGCACCCTGTCAATACCATACTTCTGGCTTATTTCCTTGTCTACAAGAGGAGAGTAGACCTCCAGCTTTATCTTTTCTTGTTCCACATCCGCAAGTTCCTTCAAAAGTTCTTCCGCCACTTGGCAGGTCTCACAGCCTATAGCTTGAGAGAAGAGCTTTAGGTTTACTTGCTCCTTTAGCTCCTTTGAAAATATGTCTTTGAGCTGAGTCCTTACCTCAAGGTTAAGAAGCATTTTCTACCTCCTTCAGGTCCTTATTATATCCTTAAAATATAAACCATGAGAGACAAGAGAGCCATAATAACTGGTGGAAGCAAAGGTATAGGAAGGGCAATAGTAGAAAGACTTATAAAGGAGGGTTGGCAAGTTTGCACCTGTTCAAGAAAAGAAGAAGACCTAAGAAGATTAAAAGAAGAGCTGGGAAACCCTCAAAGTCTATACATAAGAGCCTGTGATGTGGGAGATAGGGTTTCTGTTATGGAATTTGTCCGCTTTTGCGTTCAGAATATGGGACGCATTGACCTTTTGGTAAACAACGCAAGCCTTCTGGGTGAAAGAGTTTCTATTGAGAACTATCCCGAAGATGTGTGGGAAGAGGTTATAAGGGTTAATGTAAATGGAGTTTTCTACATGACAAAATATGCAATTCCTCACATGAACTCTGGCTCGGTTATAGTTAATATGTCTTCTGGTGCTGGCAAAAGACCTGCACCCTACTGGGGAGCTTATGCGGTCTCCAAGTTTGGTATAGAAGGTTTTAGTCTACTCTTGGCAGAGGAGCTAAAAGATAAGAACATAAGGGTTTACGCCTTTAACCCCGGTGCCACCAAAACACAGATGAGAGCAAAAGCATATCCACATGAAGACCCAACGACCCTAAAGCCTCCAGAAAAAGTAGCGGACTTTATCCTAAGACTAATAAGCTCTAAAGTTCCAAGTGGTTCTTACGATTATAATGAGTAGAATATAAGTTATGACTAAATATTTAGGCTACTTAATCTTAAGCGTAGGCTTTATAATATCTCTTATAGCCTATATCTTTCAAGATAATCTTGTCCTTACGAAGCAAGCCTTTGCGGTAAGTATATCTATCTTTAGAATAAGCACCTTTTTTCTTCTCTTATACTTGAGCCTTACGCTAATTTCGCTTGGTCAAAGAGTTGTAAGTAGAAGGCTATACTTACTGGGAATTTTCCTAATACCCGCTTTAATTCCAGACCTTTTTCATATACTATCCTTTTCCTTTTTTCCTGATTTTATAACGGAAAACAAGAGACATAAAACCGCCTACCTTTATCTTTTTTCAAGAACTATGGTTATAGTAGCTCTTTATCTAAGCATATTTAGTGAAAAATTTTTCTCAAGAGAGGTGAACCAGAAGGTGCTTCCAGTAATTCTTACACTATTTTCCCTTTTTACCTCCTTAGGAATTGTCCTATATTACTCCCATCTTCCTCCCATATTCCTACAGATGGATAGTGTCAAGCCAACTTGGTATAAGACTGCCTACGATGTTATAAGTTTTGTGCTTTTATCCTTTATTGCGGTTTACATATACAGAAAAAAGGTCTTTGGAGAAAGGGTATCGCCCTATGTAAGTCTTTCTGTAGGTTTTCTCGCCCTTTCGGTTTTTACCTTTTCTCTTGCTCTCCACAAGCACGTGTTTGACTTCATGGTTCCTCTTGCCTCCTTTTATAGAGCGGTGGGTTATGGACTCTTTACCTTTAGCGTGCTCTATCTAAGCGTAAGAAAAGAGTCAAAGGCTATAATGGAATCTACAAGAAAGCTCTTGTTTCTCCTAATGAAGGAAAAGCCTTTCAAGGAAGGAGATATTTTCTACATAAAGTTGGGAAAAGGCACAACCTATGGTATTTCTAACCTTTTTATTTACGACCTCAAAGATAAAAAATGGCTTGCTCAGGCTTATGAAGAGGAAAAGAAGGATATGCCTGCTATAGAGCCTATGGAAATGGGTAAGTTTTTGCAGAATCTTGGTAAGACTTATCTGGATAGAGAATATCACTATAGCCTTTATGAAGATTATTTAGTCATAACAGAGATAACCTCTGAATACAACAGAGATGCGGAAAGCCCTCTTAAAAACCTACATATCCTCAATGTAGAGAGGCTTTTATTGGGATACTTTCTCAATTTGATAAATTTTGAAAGAGTAATAGAGGAAAAGACCAGAGAACTTCAAAGGCTTTACCTTCTTTTAGAAACCTCAGAATACGCTACTCAGGCATACAACAACATAGATACCTTTTCCAAACAGGTGCTTGAAAGGCTTGACTATACCCTTAAGATGGATGGAAGTGTTTTCTACATGTGGAACAAGAATGCAGAGCTTCCAGAAAG contains the following coding sequences:
- the trpC gene encoding indole-3-glycerol phosphate synthase TrpC, encoding MERIVENKKTEIRKDPDYIKALEERVSLRDSFFSFEKALCSCRTRIIAEVKRASPSEGRIKDISAVEQAKLYEKAGAVAISVLTDKKFFKGSLEDLYEVRQIVNLPLLRKDFILDPVQVLEAKAYGADIVLLIVRILEDGLLRDLLEYSKKLGLSPLVEVFSLEEAERALKVGAYIIGINNRDLDTLKVDISLSERLAPKIKEMGARFVIAESGIENREQVLRLENSGVDAFLVGTSLMKSQDPIKKLRELMGYNF
- a CDS encoding phosphoglycerate kinase — its product is MPFRKKTLRDVELKGKRVLVRVDFNVPMDELGNIEDDTRIRASLPTIEYLLDAKAKIILMSHLGRPKGRDEKFSLAPVAKRLSRYLNRDVKLLPDCVGEEVEKEVMSMQEGDVVLLENLRFHEGESKGQEEFAKSLAKLGEVYVSDAFGTCHRKHASVYLVPQILKPAVMGFLLEKEISYFEKAMVNPQRPVVAIIGGAKVSSKLGIIKNLLKRVDKLFIGGAMAFTFIKAMGYKVGNSLVEDDLIPTAKDILEVAQKLDVRLYLPVDFVIGREVSDNTPTRVVPWQEIPEGWMGLDIGPVSVALLREIVSDAQTIVWNGPMGVFELDRFKDGTYETAKLLAQSPALTIAGGGDTDHAIHRAGVYNAIDFVSTGGGAFLELLEGNSLPCIEVLDDA
- a CDS encoding universal stress protein — protein: MKFLAPVDFTEITNPLIRVVKLFAQAHNAKVHLLHTVSPVLYLPYPESFGMSTVDLELLAELQERKKEEAKERLKGLVEFLKPLEVEILVEIGEPAEVVLEKEEAYDLVFMGSHKKGLVERILVGSTTEKVVKYSKKPVFVLKGKEPEGIKKVLIGYDLSEHAKKALEFAVNLLKPFSPHIVLLHVEETIELPLVEGIRDVLSEKYREEKLKHIEKIKDWLRESGFTASAYILEDRSPADGIRNFLKEDPDIDIVVLGSRGLSGLKRVLLGSTSSELLRSLEVSLIIHRSLE
- a CDS encoding LptF/LptG family permease; amino-acid sequence: MIFSWFFWRVFRLALIISLLFTFLFLIFQIIRLDQILFQLPLRDSLPFLLLWFLFYFSYMLPTALFIAFAFQLFELKESKKLHVIQSFGIRPINLYTRSIFMLLPVIFALSFVFSKLNEEDIGFVRRHLTLKYYAILLTSVPSKSFHTFGQFTLYVERRDGNILEGIFFKFNEGVVVAKKARVEAGTLTFEDGSLLTQREGKTFATDFKVYKLSLNRIVGDDKKTSSREHLIGIFNALSPLILMAVAYRLIWFIEHHHSFYYAVGLTSVLYQLVLLLLKQKL
- a CDS encoding sulfurtransferase TusA family protein, yielding MEVLEEKEEVLDLTGLMCPLPVVMTSEKMRKLKEGQKLIVISTDPGFERDILSWCGQTGNELVSLKKEDGKVVAVLRKGSQAIEPSLWYWVKFHSLGVKLHVRHILMSLNPFIKKPDHFITFTAISEGTRAEKFLKGRAKLIPIPDEIDPRCGVVLAVHGYKEAKEIYDQLQKEGFGVEAIYKKEGKEYRRVYP
- a CDS encoding inositol monophosphatase family protein is translated as MRELELFLRVAKEASLLGGQVLKEFYRKEDNLVMEKGEKDIYSLADKLSEERIREHIQKHLPDHKIVGEEEGGSADGEYVWYIDPLDGTKNYIAGFPIFGTSVGLLYRGEPIVGAVYLPAFDSLYWALKGGGAFKNGKPIRIRQKAQLKQCYVAYGYPSRAKRNLNSYWNIFREVFDKVGAMRRPGAAAVDLCFLAEGVFDGLLEFELNPWDVVAGSLIAKEAGAKVALTKGFSMGTDVYAGNDLCFPFIQGVLKLNLEEFHELSL
- a CDS encoding Uma2 family endonuclease, whose translation is MSLAYKYRPHYTVEDYLRWQGDWELIEGIPYAMASPRPINQYLLNELGAFLRNVFLQEECSTCKVYVELDWYVSFDTVIRPDLMVLCGEIPERVESPPQMVVEIVSPSSRQMDEGLKFELCEMQGVKYFVLVYPDEKMVKVFEFVDGKYREKLDRVFKLDGCEVSVDFLELFSNFEGRR
- a CDS encoding tetratricopeptide repeat protein, producing the protein MRVLFFLLLFGVSLAYNPYTDYVFCRLYQEKEPLKAESYCLRALGRAPTPSLYVDVVRLALQLKKNDMALKVANEFKSKYPNMPDPYLLLHSVYSIRREGEKALRALEDGYSKNPESREIMVFLAEEYLRRGHIPKAHSVLTRLAEVSPENPLPYFMLARIALSEGKQQEAIEYLEKSLKVRGDFEAGFITLGSIYEQRGEYSRAESLYKDILKQDPTNRSALERLANIYAITGRYEEAKDVYQRLAEVYPDGDYLYQYALILIRSGDTKKAKELLENLYRENPDNPDVAYSYALLLEFEKETDKALEIYLNLQQKVGNNPKILERLAVIYIDRKEYQKAEDLLKKALAVDPNSYQLNLITGSLYSEKEELEEALKYVNKAVEINPRDYRGYFLRAIIYDKLGKILSAEEDLKKALELNPDDPELLNHLGYSLLLWYEGARLDEAEKLITRALEKDPENPAYIDSMAWVLYYRGDYIKAKELLLKALEKEKEDPVLYEHMGDVLLKLGKEEEAQEYYKKAYNLLMQGKRGEPNQKERLKGKIKVQ